A DNA window from Microcystis aeruginosa NIES-843 contains the following coding sequences:
- a CDS encoding NF041680 family putative transposase: MKSQEICPDVEELLKWRRQLYNALGSRRETVMELLDSLSSNRQASTVAELSLNPLFRRDYNSLYKGIQEFLPSPTNDNYQKAVDSLLSVVSATIPPPVSRQFYLFGVDVTPCPKPYSATLEDKKYIYQPNTIKGNKPINIGHAYSVIAALPERSETGNVPWAIPLSGQRVSSGEKDISVASNQVKKILNHSSVPWKDKLSVLVADSLYSQRGFLGEQVKQNNLVTLTRGRSNRVFYRQFIPEDYSPKQPGHPRWYGDKFDLKDETTWLEPDEIIQSTFTTKRGRELNLKISGWKQMLMRGTSDYEMHSHPFTLLQIIVSDETGKAVWKPMWLILIGSRRYELSLQECYEAYGQRYDLEHLFRFGQQKLLLNAYYTPEVNHEENWVQLTLLAAVNLWATRKLALVLPRPWEQYLKKSESVEITPSLVQRDFYRIISEIGTLVKSPKRRGYSAGRIKGYKKVPRTRHQVIKKQTKSKKEKMKVP, translated from the coding sequence ATGAAAAGTCAAGAAATTTGTCCTGATGTCGAAGAACTTTTGAAGTGGAGAAGGCAACTCTATAACGCCCTTGGTTCGAGACGCGAGACGGTCATGGAATTGCTGGATTCCCTCTCGTCGAATCGACAAGCTTCAACAGTTGCCGAATTATCTTTGAACCCTTTATTTCGTCGAGATTATAACAGTTTATATAAAGGGATTCAAGAGTTTTTACCAAGTCCAACAAATGACAATTATCAAAAAGCAGTTGATAGCTTATTATCAGTCGTTTCGGCTACTATTCCTCCCCCCGTTTCTAGACAATTCTATTTATTTGGAGTAGATGTAACTCCTTGTCCAAAACCTTATTCGGCGACTCTAGAAGACAAAAAGTATATCTATCAACCCAATACTATCAAAGGCAATAAACCCATCAATATTGGTCATGCTTATTCAGTAATTGCTGCTCTGCCAGAACGAAGTGAAACGGGAAACGTGCCTTGGGCAATTCCCCTGTCAGGACAACGAGTATCTTCAGGAGAAAAAGACATTTCTGTGGCCAGTAACCAAGTCAAAAAAATCCTGAACCATTCCTCAGTTCCCTGGAAAGATAAATTATCAGTTTTAGTCGCTGATAGTCTCTATAGTCAGCGAGGTTTTCTTGGAGAACAAGTCAAGCAAAATAATTTAGTTACCCTCACACGAGGGAGAAGTAATCGGGTCTTTTATCGGCAATTTATTCCTGAAGATTATTCTCCCAAACAACCGGGTCATCCCCGTTGGTATGGGGATAAATTTGACCTCAAAGATGAGACAACTTGGCTCGAACCAGATGAAATCATTCAATCAACTTTTACGACTAAAAGGGGACGTGAACTTAATCTCAAAATCTCTGGTTGGAAACAAATGCTAATGAGGGGAACATCCGACTATGAAATGCACTCTCATCCCTTTACCTTACTACAAATTATTGTCAGTGATGAAACTGGTAAAGCCGTCTGGAAACCGATGTGGCTTATCCTTATTGGTTCTCGTCGTTATGAGTTAAGTCTTCAAGAATGTTATGAGGCTTATGGACAACGTTATGATCTGGAACATCTTTTTCGATTTGGTCAACAAAAATTGTTGCTGAATGCCTATTATACCCCTGAAGTTAATCATGAGGAAAATTGGGTTCAACTCACCCTATTAGCTGCTGTAAATTTATGGGCAACTAGGAAATTAGCTCTGGTTTTACCCCGTCCTTGGGAGCAGTATTTGAAAAAAAGTGAATCGGTAGAAATTACACCCAGCTTGGTTCAAAGAGACTTTTACAGAATAATTTCGGAGATTGGCACTTTGGTCAAATCTCCCAAACGCCGAGGTTATTCGGCTGGACGAATTAAAGGTTATAAAAAAGTGCCACGAACCCGCCATCAAGTTATCAAAAA